One region of Polaribacter pectinis genomic DNA includes:
- a CDS encoding GntR family transcriptional regulator, protein MKISSLKKTGMPKYKQIVASIEDAIVNGALKKGDKLPSLNVVKEKHKLSRDTVLNAFNELKNRGIIHSVVGKGYFVSSEDIHVEKKVFLLFDELNSFKEDIYNSFLKNLGENVHVDIFFHHFNVDVFNRLINDNSGNYSSYVIMPANLKNIKKTIKNLPKEKVYILDQAHTELDEYPVIYQNFEKDVFNGLSTGLEKLKQYKKLVLLFKEEKEPKGILSGFELFSNANNFNYEVISSLENRTPEKGEVYIILDDKNLIRIIKKIKEDNLILSKDVGIISFNDTLLKEVVADGITTISTDFNLMGKRLAEMILTNEQLKIENPSKLILRKSI, encoded by the coding sequence ATGAAAATTTCATCGTTAAAAAAAACAGGAATGCCTAAATACAAACAAATAGTAGCTTCAATTGAGGATGCTATTGTAAATGGCGCGCTTAAAAAAGGAGATAAATTACCTTCATTAAACGTTGTTAAAGAAAAACATAAGTTGTCAAGAGACACTGTTTTAAACGCTTTTAATGAATTAAAAAACAGAGGAATTATTCATTCTGTTGTTGGAAAAGGCTATTTTGTTTCAAGTGAGGATATTCACGTTGAAAAAAAAGTTTTCCTACTTTTTGATGAGCTTAATTCATTTAAAGAAGATATCTACAATTCTTTTTTGAAAAATTTAGGAGAAAATGTTCATGTAGACATCTTTTTTCATCACTTTAACGTAGACGTCTTTAATAGATTGATAAATGACAATAGTGGTAATTACAGTTCTTATGTAATTATGCCTGCTAATCTTAAAAACATTAAAAAAACAATTAAAAATTTACCAAAAGAGAAAGTCTATATTTTAGATCAAGCTCATACTGAATTGGATGAGTATCCTGTAATTTATCAAAATTTCGAAAAAGATGTTTTTAATGGTTTGTCTACTGGTTTAGAAAAATTAAAACAATACAAAAAATTAGTTTTACTTTTTAAAGAAGAAAAAGAGCCTAAAGGAATATTAAGTGGTTTTGAATTATTCTCTAACGCAAACAACTTCAATTATGAAGTAATTTCCTCATTAGAGAATAGAACTCCAGAAAAAGGTGAAGTTTACATAATTCTTGATGATAAAAATTTGATTAGAATCATAAAAAAAATAAAGGAAGACAATTTAATTTTATCTAAAGATGTTGGAATAATTTCTTTTAATGATACTTTATTAAAAGAAGTTGTTGCTGATGGAATTACAACTATATCAACAGATTTTAATTTAATGGGAAAAAGATTGGCTGAAATGATTTTAACTAATGAGCAACTTAAAATTGAAAACCCAAGTAAATTAATTTTAAGAAAATCTATATAA
- the galE gene encoding UDP-glucose 4-epimerase GalE, giving the protein MKSKIIVTGGCGYIGSHTAVELIENNYEVVILDDLSNSTKETLDRIEKITGTRPTFVNIDLKDAKKTERVISEHKDAKAVINFAAHKAVGESVQKPIMYYKNNLYSLINILSSIVNNNIKGFIFSSSATVYGTPETLPITEKSETQRPFSPYGNTKKIAEEILDDVIKSTENFSAISLRYFNPIGAHDSGLIGELPSGIPNNLMPYITQTAVGIREKLMVYGNDYPTKDGTPIRDYIHVVDLAKAHVLAVERIIKEQQEKPYETFNLGTGNGFSVLDVINSFERVTNSKLNYEITERRPGDVPKLYAATDLAERELGWKATKSLDEMIKSSWDWEQKLRSKE; this is encoded by the coding sequence ATGAAAAGTAAAATAATAGTAACAGGAGGTTGTGGTTATATAGGTTCTCACACAGCTGTAGAATTAATTGAAAATAATTATGAAGTTGTAATTTTAGATGATTTATCTAATTCAACGAAAGAAACTTTAGATAGAATAGAAAAAATTACAGGAACAAGACCCACTTTTGTAAATATTGATTTAAAAGATGCTAAAAAAACAGAAAGAGTTATAAGTGAACATAAAGATGCAAAAGCAGTAATTAATTTTGCAGCTCATAAAGCTGTAGGAGAATCTGTACAAAAACCAATAATGTATTATAAGAATAACCTATATTCATTAATAAATATACTTTCCTCTATTGTAAATAATAATATTAAAGGATTTATTTTTTCTTCTTCTGCTACTGTTTATGGCACCCCAGAAACATTACCTATAACTGAAAAAAGCGAAACACAACGACCTTTCTCTCCTTATGGAAACACAAAAAAAATAGCAGAAGAAATTTTAGATGATGTTATAAAATCTACTGAAAATTTCTCTGCAATTTCTCTACGTTATTTTAATCCTATTGGTGCACATGATTCTGGGTTAATTGGTGAATTACCAAGTGGGATTCCAAATAATTTAATGCCTTACATCACACAAACAGCAGTTGGAATTAGAGAGAAATTAATGGTTTATGGAAATGATTATCCAACAAAAGATGGAACGCCAATTAGAGATTATATTCATGTTGTAGATTTAGCAAAAGCACATGTTTTAGCGGTTGAAAGAATTATAAAAGAGCAACAAGAAAAACCATATGAAACTTTTAATTTAGGAACTGGAAATGGATTTTCTGTTTTAGATGTTATAAACTCATTTGAACGCGTAACAAACTCTAAATTGAATTACGAAATTACAGAAAGAAGACCAGGAGACGTGCCTAAATTATACGCAGCAACAGATTTAGCTGAAAGAGAATTAGGTTGGAAAGCTACAAAATCTTTAGATGAAATGATTAAATCTTCTTGGGATTGGGAACAAAAGTTAAGAAGTAAAGAGTAA
- a CDS encoding solute:sodium symporter family transporter yields the protein MQILSFLGFTILVAIIAYLATRKTNEESSDGYFLGGRSLTGVVIAGSLLLTNLSTEQIVGLNGAAFKEGILVMAWETLAAIAMVVTAVFLLPRYLKGGITTVPQFLEKRYDKVTKTITSGLFLSGYVVVLLPIVLYSGALAINTMFDVPSLLDVSETKALWITVWGIGIIGSIYAIFGGLKAVAVSDLINAIGLLIGGLMIPFFGLMAIGDGSISDGFTTLINTNPEKFNSLGDSKASVPFGTIFTGMMLVQLFYWGTNQAIIQRALGAKNLKEGQKGLLLASFIKILGPLIVVLPGVIAFHMFGDTLTNPDQAYPKLVTEVLPASLVGFFAAVLFGAILSSFNSALNSSVTLFGIDIYKSHIKKDATEKQTVFAGKSFGVVLAILSMCIAPLIANAPDGLFGYLQEVNGCYSIPILTIIVVGYLTKYVPAVAAKVAIISGVVLYSISQFILKPFVVGADNYPHFLHVMAILFVLNIIIMLIIGKLKPRKTAFVLNYTNQVDIKPWKYLKPVGIGICVIVVSIYIYFA from the coding sequence ATGCAAATTTTATCATTTTTAGGCTTTACAATTTTAGTTGCTATAATTGCCTATTTAGCTACAAGAAAAACAAACGAAGAGTCTTCTGATGGATATTTTTTAGGAGGAAGAAGTCTTACTGGAGTTGTTATTGCTGGGTCATTATTATTAACCAACTTATCTACAGAACAAATTGTAGGACTAAATGGAGCGGCTTTTAAAGAAGGAATTCTAGTTATGGCTTGGGAAACTTTAGCAGCAATTGCAATGGTTGTTACCGCCGTTTTTCTTTTACCAAGGTATTTAAAAGGAGGAATTACAACTGTACCTCAATTTTTAGAAAAAAGATACGATAAAGTAACTAAAACAATAACTTCTGGATTATTTTTAAGTGGTTATGTAGTAGTATTATTGCCTATCGTTTTATATTCTGGTGCATTAGCCATTAATACTATGTTTGATGTTCCTTCATTATTAGATGTCAGTGAAACAAAAGCTTTGTGGATAACTGTCTGGGGAATAGGAATAATTGGTTCTATTTATGCGATTTTTGGAGGATTAAAAGCTGTAGCTGTATCAGATTTAATTAATGCAATTGGTTTATTAATTGGAGGTTTAATGATTCCCTTTTTTGGTTTAATGGCAATTGGTGATGGCAGTATAAGCGATGGTTTTACAACACTTATAAATACAAATCCAGAAAAATTTAATTCTCTAGGAGATTCAAAAGCTTCAGTTCCTTTTGGTACAATTTTTACAGGAATGATGTTAGTTCAACTTTTTTATTGGGGAACAAACCAGGCTATTATACAAAGAGCATTAGGTGCAAAAAACCTAAAAGAAGGTCAAAAAGGATTGTTATTAGCATCATTTATAAAAATTTTAGGCCCTTTAATTGTGGTTTTACCTGGTGTAATTGCTTTTCATATGTTTGGTGATACATTAACAAATCCTGATCAGGCTTACCCTAAATTAGTAACTGAGGTTTTACCCGCAAGTTTGGTTGGTTTTTTTGCAGCCGTTTTATTTGGTGCTATTTTAAGTTCTTTTAATTCTGCATTAAATAGCTCTGTAACATTATTTGGAATAGACATTTACAAATCTCACATTAAAAAAGATGCCACAGAAAAACAAACTGTTTTTGCAGGTAAATCTTTTGGAGTAGTTTTAGCGATATTATCTATGTGTATTGCTCCATTAATTGCAAATGCACCAGATGGATTATTTGGATACTTACAAGAAGTAAATGGTTGCTACAGTATTCCTATTTTAACAATTATTGTAGTTGGTTATTTAACAAAGTATGTACCTGCAGTTGCAGCAAAAGTAGCTATTATTTCTGGTGTAGTTTTGTATAGTATTAGTCAATTTATATTAAAACCATTTGTAGTGGGTGCAGATAACTACCCTCATTTTTTACATGTTATGGCTATTTTATTTGTACTTAACATTATAATTATGTTAATTATTGGAAAACTAAAACCTCGTAAAACTGCATTTGTATTAAATTACACAAACCAAGTAGATATTAAACCTTGGAAATATTTAAAACCAGTTGGTATTGGTATTTGTGTAATTGTTGTAAGCATTTATATATATTTTGCTTAA
- a CDS encoding aldose 1-epimerase, whose product MIRLNHEENRIELSINNSKAFIYLNLGGSLQELSLQGKTIIANNSSTYKDTYSSSVLFPFAGRVENGAYTFNDKYHQLYCNDDKFNNALHGLIYDKKFTLIKQIEKENSASVVILYEETKRIEGYPFLYKITLEYTLTNDTLNLKISVKNTDNITFPFFLGWHPYFESTHIDNSILDIKSDKKITYNDRLSVVGIVENDIKFPLKIAENEFDNCFFLTSNLVKLTTPNYKILLKSDAEKAYLHIYTPPHRKSIALEPQTGISNNFNSKISLQTLAPKNEFSTNFTIIKDE is encoded by the coding sequence GTGATAAGATTAAACCACGAGGAAAATCGCATAGAATTATCTATTAATAATTCTAAAGCATTCATATACTTAAATCTAGGAGGAAGTTTACAAGAATTATCCTTACAAGGAAAAACTATTATTGCAAATAATAGTTCAACTTATAAAGACACATATTCATCTTCCGTTTTATTTCCTTTTGCTGGCAGAGTAGAAAATGGTGCTTACACTTTTAATGATAAATACCATCAATTGTATTGTAATGACGATAAATTTAACAATGCACTACATGGGCTTATTTATGACAAGAAATTCACTTTAATTAAGCAAATAGAAAAAGAAAATTCTGCTTCAGTTGTAATTCTATATGAAGAAACTAAAAGAATAGAAGGTTATCCCTTCTTATATAAAATAACTTTAGAGTATACCCTTACTAATGATACTCTCAATTTAAAAATAAGTGTAAAAAATACAGATAATATTACTTTTCCTTTCTTTTTAGGTTGGCATCCATATTTTGAAAGCACGCACATTGATAATAGTATTCTAGACATTAAAAGTGATAAAAAAATAACATATAATGATAGATTATCTGTTGTTGGAATTGTAGAAAACGACATTAAATTCCCGCTAAAAATAGCAGAAAACGAATTTGATAATTGCTTTTTTCTAACAAGTAACCTTGTAAAACTGACCACACCAAACTATAAAATTTTACTAAAATCTGATGCTGAAAAAGCATATTTGCATATTTACACACCACCACACAGAAAAAGTATTGCGCTAGAACCTCAAACAGGAATTTCTAATAACTTTAATAGTAAAATAAGTCTGCAAACTTTAGCTCCTAAAAATGAGTTTTCTACAAACTTTACCATTATTAAAGATGAATAA